The following are encoded together in the Phaseolus vulgaris cultivar G19833 chromosome 9, P. vulgaris v2.0, whole genome shotgun sequence genome:
- the LOC137822400 gene encoding uncharacterized protein encodes MRKDLKGRALSWFTQLPPLSIDCFNTLVKKFGAHFATSRPHHLTSIALVNIRQEKGESIRTFMERFGKVALSIRNLSPKVTMHHMITTLKLGPFADSLCKKLATNLDELRQNASKFMQMEELREFRGRMEMIRR; translated from the coding sequence ATGAGAAAAGATTTGAAGGGAAGGGCTCTGAGTTGGTTTACTCAGTTGCCACCGTTATCCATTGATTGTTTCAACACTTTAGTAAAAAAGTTTGGAGCTCATTTTGCTACAAGCCGACCACATCATTTGACATCAATTGCCTTAGTGAATATAAGGCAAGAAAAGGGAGAATCCATAAGAACATTTATGGAGCGCTTTGGAAAGGTAGCACTAAGTATCCGCAATCTCAGTCCGAAAGTCACAATGCATCATATGATTACAACACTGAAACTGGGACCATTTGCCGACAGTCTTTGCAAAAAACTGGCAACCAATCTTGATGAGTTAAGACAAAATGCATCAAAGTTTATGCAGATGGAAGAGTTGAGAGAATTTCGAGGGCGGATGGAAATGATAAGAAGATAA